The following proteins are encoded in a genomic region of Nicotiana sylvestris chromosome 4, ASM39365v2, whole genome shotgun sequence:
- the LOC138890555 gene encoding uncharacterized protein — protein MLRECVIDFRGKWDQFLPLVEFAYNNSYQSSIEMAPFETLYGQRCHSPIGWFEPGEAKLYGTNLVKDALEKVKLIQERLRIAQSRQKSYADQKAWDVSSMVGEKVLLNVSPMKGIMRFGKKGKLSSRFICPFEVLRQIGKVAYEIALPPNLWGVHPVFDVSMLWRYHADLSHVLDFSTIQLDESLGYEEEPVKIQEDFCSKGPMKGPTSQGGDLGVRGGHTEQISTLI, from the coding sequence ATGCTTAGAGAATGTGTGATTGATTTTAGAGGgaagtgggatcagttcttgcctttggtagagtttgcttacaacaacagttatcagtccagcatcgaaATGGCTCCATTTGAAACTTTATATGGCCAGCGATGTCactctcctatcgggtggtttgagcctggtgaggcaaAGTTGTATGGTACAAATttggtgaaagatgccttggaaaaggtaaagttgattcaggaaagacttcgcatagctcaatccagacagaagagttatgcagatcagAAGGCATGGGATGTATCATCCATGgtcggcgagaaggttctcttgaatgtctcaccaatgaagggtattatgagattcggaaagaagggcaagttgagcagCAGGTTTATATgcccatttgaggtgttaagGCAAATTGGGAAGGTTGCTTATGAGATTGCTTTACCCCCCAACTTATggggagttcatccagtttttgACGTGTCTATGCTTTGGAGGTATCACGCTGACTTgtctcatgtgttagacttcagtactattcagctagatgagagcttgggttatgaggaggagccagttaaGATCCAAGAAGATTTCTGCAGTAAAGGTCCAATGAAGGGGCCAACCAGccaaggaggcgacctgggagtccgaggaggacatacTGAGCAGATATCTACACTTATTTAG